Proteins from a single region of Nocardioides anomalus:
- a CDS encoding NUDIX hydrolase — translation MSLRDGALATLRGWAAPDAGQTALRDRYVAHLESHADAAYRSCRPDHLTASALVVSADRTHVLLTLHAKAGRWFQFGGHCEPGDASLAAAALREATEESGVPGLVLDPEPVHLDEHPVTFCGAPGLVHHLDVRFVALAPVDAVPVVSDESTDVRWWPVGALPEPDTGLVARSLERLAQSTSWPGGGSTLAAADQPSR, via the coding sequence GTGAGCCTGCGCGACGGGGCGCTGGCCACGCTGCGGGGCTGGGCCGCGCCCGACGCCGGGCAGACCGCGCTGCGGGACCGCTACGTCGCGCACCTCGAGTCGCACGCCGACGCGGCGTACCGCTCCTGCCGGCCCGACCACCTCACCGCGAGCGCGCTCGTGGTCTCGGCCGACCGGACCCACGTCCTGCTCACGCTGCACGCCAAGGCCGGCCGGTGGTTCCAGTTCGGCGGGCACTGCGAGCCCGGTGACGCCTCCCTGGCCGCGGCCGCGCTGCGCGAGGCGACCGAGGAGTCCGGCGTGCCCGGACTGGTCCTCGACCCCGAGCCGGTGCACCTCGACGAGCACCCGGTGACGTTCTGCGGCGCACCGGGGCTGGTGCACCACCTCGACGTGCGGTTCGTGGCGCTCGCACCGGTCGACGCCGTCCCGGTGGTCAGCGATGAGTCCACCGACGTGCGGTGGTGGCCGGTCGGCGCGCTGCCCGAGCCGGACACCGGGCTCGTGGCCCGGTCCCTCGAGCGCCTCGCTCAGTCGACGTCCTGGCCCGGCGGCGGCTCGACCCTGGCCGCCGCGGACCAGCCCAGCAGGTAG
- a CDS encoding molybdenum cofactor biosynthesis protein MoaE, protein MSEPTPVRLVDLRDAPLDVAEVVAALDDDASGGLTLFVGRVRDHDHGQGVVGLDYSAHPTAMDTLREVCERVAAAHDVHGVAAVHRVGSLDIGDIAVVVATTSAHRGTSFDASRMLIDTLKAEVPIWKHQRFTDGSEEWVGSP, encoded by the coding sequence ATGTCGGAGCCCACGCCCGTCCGGCTCGTCGACCTGCGCGACGCGCCCTTGGACGTCGCCGAGGTGGTGGCCGCACTGGACGACGACGCCTCCGGGGGACTGACGCTGTTCGTGGGCCGGGTCCGCGACCACGACCACGGGCAAGGCGTGGTCGGCCTCGACTACAGCGCGCACCCCACGGCGATGGACACCCTGCGCGAGGTCTGCGAGCGGGTGGCCGCCGCCCACGACGTGCACGGCGTGGCCGCGGTGCACCGGGTCGGCTCGCTCGACATCGGCGACATCGCGGTCGTCGTCGCCACGACCTCGGCCCACCGCGGCACGTCGTTCGACGCCTCGCGCATGCTGATCGACACGCTCAAGGCCGAGGTGCCGATCTGGAAGCACCAGCGCTTCACCGACGGCTCCGAGGAGTGGGTGGGCTCGCCCTAG
- a CDS encoding zinc-dependent metalloprotease, with protein MADEPEEPQNPFKGTPFEQFFAQGLGGMAGPGGAGGQGMPDLNQLFGQLQSMLQPYDGPLNWDVAVDLARKTVAQSPDPSPTSAQQAAVADALQLADHWLDATTSFPSGVTTTAAWSRAEWVVGTLDVWKVLVEPVARQSVGALSTALPEEARAQAGPLLGILGRAIGMLLANQVGSGIGALAGEVLSVSDVGVPLAPAGRATLVPANVTAFAAGLDVPEQDVLLYLALREAAHQRLFAGVPWLREHLVGAVTAYAEGVDVNVEGIQQRVEEQMRGIDPAQLGNPEAMQQLLEGGMFEMPDTPAQKAALSRLETTLALVEGWVDEVVGQATEGRMPTAAKLQEAVRRRRAEGGPAEKTFATLVGLELRPRRLRDASTLWGSLRTRQGVEARDGVWMHPDLLPTEADLDDPLGFREGATAPTELSEEDFDAELRKLLDGPSDSAPSDEE; from the coding sequence ATGGCAGACGAGCCCGAGGAGCCCCAGAACCCGTTCAAGGGCACCCCGTTCGAGCAGTTCTTCGCCCAAGGCCTCGGCGGCATGGCCGGCCCGGGCGGAGCCGGCGGTCAGGGCATGCCCGACCTCAACCAGCTCTTCGGTCAGCTGCAGTCGATGCTCCAGCCCTATGACGGCCCGCTCAACTGGGACGTCGCGGTCGACCTGGCCCGCAAGACCGTCGCGCAGTCGCCCGACCCCTCGCCGACCTCGGCGCAGCAGGCCGCGGTCGCCGACGCCCTGCAGCTCGCCGACCACTGGCTCGACGCGACCACGTCGTTCCCCTCCGGCGTCACCACCACCGCGGCGTGGAGCCGCGCCGAGTGGGTCGTCGGCACCCTCGACGTCTGGAAGGTGCTGGTCGAGCCGGTGGCCCGCCAGTCCGTCGGCGCGCTCAGCACCGCACTGCCCGAGGAGGCCCGCGCGCAGGCCGGGCCGCTGCTCGGCATCCTCGGCCGCGCCATCGGCATGCTGCTGGCCAACCAGGTCGGCTCGGGCATCGGTGCGCTGGCCGGTGAGGTCCTCTCGGTGTCCGACGTCGGCGTGCCGCTCGCGCCCGCGGGCCGCGCCACGCTGGTGCCGGCCAACGTCACGGCGTTCGCGGCCGGACTCGACGTGCCCGAGCAGGACGTCCTGCTCTACCTCGCGCTGCGCGAGGCCGCGCACCAGCGGCTCTTCGCCGGGGTGCCGTGGCTGCGCGAGCACCTGGTCGGCGCGGTGACGGCGTACGCCGAGGGCGTGGACGTCAACGTCGAGGGCATCCAGCAGCGCGTCGAGGAGCAGATGCGGGGCATCGACCCGGCCCAGCTGGGCAACCCCGAGGCCATGCAGCAGCTGCTCGAGGGCGGCATGTTCGAGATGCCCGACACCCCCGCGCAGAAGGCCGCGCTGTCGCGGCTCGAGACCACGCTGGCGCTCGTGGAGGGCTGGGTCGACGAGGTCGTCGGCCAGGCCACCGAGGGCCGGATGCCGACCGCCGCCAAGCTGCAGGAGGCGGTCCGCCGCCGCCGCGCCGAGGGCGGTCCCGCCGAGAAGACCTTCGCCACCCTGGTGGGCCTGGAGCTGCGCCCGCGCCGGCTGCGTGACGCCTCGACGCTGTGGGGCTCGCTGCGCACCCGGCAGGGGGTCGAGGCCCGCGACGGCGTGTGGATGCACCCCGACCTGCTGCCGACCGAGGCCGACCTCGACGACCCGCTGGGCTTCCGCGAGGGCGCCACAGCACCGACGGAGCTCAGCGAGGAGGACTTCGACGCCGAGCTGCGCAAGCTGCTCGACGGGCCGTCGGACTCCGCACCCTCCGACGAGGAGTGA
- a CDS encoding M48 metallopeptidase family protein, producing the protein MAVAPEPAPEVEVRRSKRRRRTVSAYRDGDKIVVLIPASMTRKQEAEWVDEMVARVRKSEEREPLTDAELMERALLLNDRYLGGLAVPGSVRWVGNQKQRWGSCTPGDRTIRLSERLHGMPLWVTDYVLVHELAHLIEPGHDAAFWGWVDRYPQAERAKGYLLGWSAAARVEPPPGQDVD; encoded by the coding sequence ATGGCGGTCGCGCCGGAGCCGGCACCCGAGGTGGAGGTGCGCCGCAGCAAGCGGCGCCGCCGCACCGTGTCGGCGTACCGCGACGGCGACAAGATCGTGGTCCTCATCCCCGCGTCGATGACCCGCAAGCAGGAGGCGGAGTGGGTCGACGAGATGGTGGCGCGCGTCCGCAAGTCGGAGGAGAGGGAGCCGCTGACCGACGCGGAGCTGATGGAGCGGGCGCTGCTCCTCAACGACCGCTACCTCGGCGGGCTGGCCGTGCCGGGCTCGGTGCGCTGGGTCGGCAACCAGAAGCAGCGCTGGGGCTCGTGCACACCGGGGGACCGCACCATCCGGCTCTCCGAGCGGCTGCACGGCATGCCGCTGTGGGTCACCGACTACGTGCTGGTCCACGAGCTCGCGCACCTCATCGAGCCGGGCCACGACGCGGCGTTCTGGGGGTGGGTGGACCGCTACCCGCAGGCCGAGCGGGCCAAGGGCTACCTGCTGGGCTGGTCCGCGGCGGCCAGGGTCGAGCCGCCGCCGGGCCAGGACGTCGACTGA